The genome window CGCTCACCCGCGTCTGGCAGCTCCAGCCCTCCCCGTCGGAACCGGACGTGGTCTGGGCCGGCGTCGAGCCGGGGGCGCTGTTCCGCTCCGAAGACCGCGGTGCCACCTTCTCCCTGGTGGAGGGTCTGTGGAACCATCCGCACCGGGCCCAGTGGCAGCCCGGCTTCGGCGGGCTCTGCCTGCATACCGTGCTGCCGCATCCGAGCGATCCGAAGACCATGGCGATCGCGGTCTCCTCCGGCGGCTTCTACCGCAGCAGCGACGGCGGAGCCTCCTGGGAGGCCGCCAACAAGGGGATCCGCGCCCCGTTCCTCCCCGAGGGATCGCAGTACCCCGAGTTCGGGCAGTGCGTGCACAAGGTCGACATGCATCCGTCCCGGCCGGAGCGGCTCTTCCTCCAGCACCACTTCGGCGTCTACCGCAGCGACGACTTCGGCGGCTCCTGGACCTCCGTCGGCGACTCTCTCCCCTCCGACTTCGGCTTCGCGCTGGCCGTGCACCCCGACCGGCCCGACACGCTGTACGTCTTCCCGCTCCAGGCCGACATCGACCGCACGCCCGTCG of Streptosporangium album contains these proteins:
- a CDS encoding WD40/YVTN/BNR-like repeat-containing protein, which translates into the protein LTRVWQLQPSPSEPDVVWAGVEPGALFRSEDRGATFSLVEGLWNHPHRAQWQPGFGGLCLHTVLPHPSDPKTMAIAVSSGGFYRSSDGGASWEAANKGIRAPFLPEGSQYPEFGQCVHKVDMHPSRPERLFLQHHFGVYRSDDFGGSWTSVGDSLPSDFGFALAVHPDRPDTLYVFPLQADIDRTPVDHRCRVFRSDEAGESWKALATGLPEDPVHAAVLRDAMHASSAGIFFGTRDGEVYGSRDDGESWFPVARHLPDVLTVRAALL